The Candidatus Binatus sp. DNA segment ATATCGCGGATGCCGGTCAGCGCCATCGCGATCGCGAGCACGCCCGAACCGGTTCCCGCGTCGAGCACCGAATTCGGCTTGCGCGACGCCGCGATGTTTTCGAGCGCGCGCAGCGCGCCGGCGGTGGTCGGATGATGGCCGGTACCGAAGGCCTGGGCTGGCTCGATCACGATCGTCACGCGCGAGGGTTGGCTCTCGCGATGCCACGGCGGCGCGATCAGGAATCGGCGTCCGACGCGGAACGGTCCGAAGCGCTTCATCCACATCGTGGACCAGCCGGGATCGACGATTCGCCGCGGCGCTTCGATGCGCGAGTCGGGGGCGAGCATTCCGGCGCCGGCCAGCATGATTTGCAAGCGCGACAGTTCGCGCGGCGTGATTCGATCGAACCAGGCCTCGAGCGCGACGGTTTTAGGCGCTCGCGCGTGCGGCTTCGCCATCCCCGCGAGGCTGCATCCGAGCGCGCCGCTCGCGACGAGCATCCCGGCGGCTTCGTCGGCGAGATTCGCCGGCGTGTGGAAGGTGACTTTCGAGTACGATTGTTTGGGTGATGGCGGCATTTTTGTCGTCGTGACGACTTTGGCATCAGAGAGGGCGCGTTTCGAGACGGGCGCTTCGTGAGAGTTTGCCGGGGCTTGGTTGTGCACGAGTTCGGGTCGTTCTGCACCCTCACCCGCGCCGTTCGCATCCACAGGCTGAAGCCTGTGCCACAGTACAATCCCGCCAAAAGCGGGCGAGGTATTTTGGACGGCGGCGCTGAGAATTGAGCGCTGTTGAGAATTGAGTGAGGTGGGTTTGCGCGTGGCGCGACTGACCGCGTAAGCTTGGTGCATTATTTACGCTCGATGTGCAGATGGTGGCGAGGCGGGCTGTGCTTAACATCGCCCATCGCGGGGCCAGCGGTACCTTTCCTGAAAATACGCTAGGCAGTCTTCGCGCCGCGATCGACGCGGGCGCCGACATGTGCGAACTCGACGTTCAGCTTACGCGCGATCGCAAGGTGGTGGTGATTCACGACGACACGGTCGAGCGGACGACGGAGGGGCGGGGCGCGGTTGCGGCGATGACGCTCGATGAATTGCAGCGGCTCGATGCGGGCGCGCGATTCCAGGAAGGAGCGCATCGCGGCGAGCGCATCCCGACGCTCGACGAAGTGTTCGACGTGACGGCTGGCCGATGCGGCCTCAATATCGAGCTGAAGGCGGGCGGCGTCGAGGCGCAGGTCGCACAAATAATGAACGCGCGCAACGCCTTCGCGGACAGTATCGTGTCGAGCTTCGAGTGGGATTCACTGAAAAACATTCAACAGATCAATTTCAAAATTCGAATCGGGCTGCTCGCGGAGGAAAAGCCGGTCGAGCTGATTGCGGCGGCGATCGCGATGCGCGCGTACGCGATCAATCCGCGCTGGGACATGGTCAACGCCGATTTGTGCGAGGCGGCGCATACGCGCGGGCTGAAGGTGTTCACCTGGACCGTCGATTCGGACTCGCGGATGCGCGCGCTGATTGCATCCGGCGTTGACGGTATCATGACGAACTATCCGGAGCGGTTGCGGCAGGTGCTCGGCGGCTGATGGGACGTTTCGGCGACGACAAAATCGAAGAA contains these protein-coding regions:
- a CDS encoding 50S ribosomal protein L11 methyltransferase, which encodes MPPSPKQSYSKVTFHTPANLADEAAGMLVASGALGCSLAGMAKPHARAPKTVALEAWFDRITPRELSRLQIMLAGAGMLAPDSRIEAPRRIVDPGWSTMWMKRFGPFRVGRRFLIAPPWHRESQPSRVTIVIEPAQAFGTGHHPTTAGALRALENIAASRKPNSVLDAGTGSGVLAIAMALTGIRDIVAIDIDPIAIENAVVNARLNNVEKSIRFSSIPVTSIRRRFDLIVANILSHTLIELAPHLKRILAPNGRLVLGGFLADETGALLTHYRPLRCVSRKTHRGWTTLVMAKPQ
- a CDS encoding glycerophosphodiester phosphodiesterase family protein produces the protein MLNIAHRGASGTFPENTLGSLRAAIDAGADMCELDVQLTRDRKVVVIHDDTVERTTEGRGAVAAMTLDELQRLDAGARFQEGAHRGERIPTLDEVFDVTAGRCGLNIELKAGGVEAQVAQIMNARNAFADSIVSSFEWDSLKNIQQINFKIRIGLLAEEKPVELIAAAIAMRAYAINPRWDMVNADLCEAAHTRGLKVFTWTVDSDSRMRALIASGVDGIMTNYPERLRQVLGG